From the unidentified bacterial endosymbiont genome, one window contains:
- a CDS encoding DMT family transporter: MISGIVYALLAGLLWGLIFVGPLIVPEYPAVLQSAGRYLALGLIALPLAWLGRARLRQLSRQDWLTALALTMMGNLIYYVCLASAIQRTGAPVSTMIIGTLPVVIPVFANLLYSHRDGKLAWPKMAPALVCIAVGLVCVNIAELRHGVADVDLWRYGSGVMLACISVVCWAWYALRNARWLRENPDKHPMMWATAQALVTLPVSLLGYAGATLWLSHQQPAFALPFGPRPWVFVGLMVAIAVLCSWVGALCWNIASQKLPTVILGPLIVFETLAGLLYTFLMRQSVPPLLTACGIALLVVGVVIAVRAKPEKPMVFPASKS; this comes from the coding sequence ATGATTAGCGGCATAGTCTATGCCCTGCTTGCAGGTCTGCTGTGGGGGTTGATTTTTGTCGGCCCGTTGATAGTGCCGGAGTATCCGGCGGTACTGCAATCCGCCGGGCGTTATCTCGCGCTGGGATTGATTGCGCTGCCGCTGGCCTGGCTGGGACGCGCACGTCTTCGACAGCTCAGCCGTCAGGACTGGCTAACCGCGCTGGCGCTGACCATGATGGGTAACCTCATCTATTACGTCTGTCTGGCGAGTGCCATTCAACGCACCGGCGCGCCGGTGTCGACCATGATCATCGGTACCTTGCCGGTGGTGATCCCGGTCTTTGCAAACCTGCTTTACAGCCACCGCGATGGCAAACTGGCATGGCCGAAAATGGCACCCGCCCTGGTCTGCATCGCCGTAGGGCTGGTGTGCGTGAACATTGCCGAGCTGCGTCACGGCGTGGCGGATGTTGACCTGTGGCGTTACGGTTCTGGCGTTATGCTGGCGTGTATTTCCGTGGTGTGCTGGGCGTGGTATGCCCTGCGCAACGCGCGCTGGCTGCGGGAAAACCCGGACAAACATCCCATGATGTGGGCGACGGCGCAGGCGCTGGTCACGCTGCCAGTGTCTTTGCTGGGATACGCGGGGGCGACACTCTGGTTAAGCCATCAGCAACCGGCATTTGCGCTACCCTTTGGCCCGCGTCCCTGGGTCTTTGTCGGGCTAATGGTCGCTATCGCGGTGCTCTGCTCCTGGGTAGGCGCGCTGTGCTGGAATATTGCCAGCCAGAAATTGCCGACAGTAATTTTAGGACCGCTGATCGTATTTGAAACTCTTGCCGGGCTGCTTTACACCTTCCTGATGCGCCAGAGCGTACCGCCACTGTTAACGGCCTGTGGCATAGCGTTGCTGGTCGTGGGCGTGGTGATTGCGGTGAGGGCGAAGCCGGAAAAACCGATGGTCTTTCCGGCGTCGAAAAGTTAG
- a CDS encoding methyl-accepting chemotaxis protein, with the protein MFKRIKVITLLISVLLVLGIMQMISAGIFINALNNDKKNFTVSQLSSQNVAEFTDAWISLNQARVTLNRGMLRLQSSMASQINGGQLNELVNTAKKLLADAQAHFDKYYALPETPGLDEKLANQLEEQYRIYSATLTQMNLLLGQGNLEEMFKQNAEQKQTAMHKVYREWRQAQAALTDKGIRDNESDYKRILWILSAVMLLVIAVIISSWVAMRRVLLLPLEEVINHIRAIAAGDLTQPIQAQGKNEMAILARNVQEMQTALANTVGVVREGADTIYTGAGEISAGSNDLSSRTEQQAASLEETAASMEQLTATVKQNADNARQASRLALDASSTAKKGGNVVEGVVRTMDDIATSSSKIAQITNVIDGIAFQTNILALNAAVEAARAGEQGRGFAVVAGEVRTLAQRSAQAAKEIKALIDDSGERVSAGSQLVNEAGETMAEIVNAVTRVTDIMGEIASASDEQSRGIDQVGQAVAEMDRVTQQNASLVEESAAAAAALEDQAARLNEAVAVFKITRNQAVKAAPVKTYIPKAQPVATASEANWETF; encoded by the coding sequence ATGTTTAAACGTATAAAAGTTATTACCCTCCTCATTTCGGTGCTGCTCGTGCTCGGCATCATGCAAATGATTTCCGCTGGCATTTTCATAAATGCGCTCAATAACGATAAAAAGAACTTTACGGTTTCTCAACTTTCCAGCCAGAACGTGGCGGAGTTTACCGACGCATGGATTAGCCTGAACCAGGCGCGCGTAACCCTGAACCGCGGCATGTTACGTCTGCAAAGCAGCATGGCGAGCCAGATAAATGGCGGCCAGTTGAATGAGCTCGTTAACACCGCGAAAAAACTGCTGGCAGATGCGCAGGCGCATTTTGATAAATACTATGCTCTGCCGGAAACGCCGGGTCTTGATGAGAAGCTGGCGAACCAGCTTGAAGAGCAATACCGGATCTACTCCGCGACGCTGACTCAGATGAACCTTCTGCTGGGCCAGGGCAATCTGGAAGAGATGTTCAAGCAGAATGCCGAACAGAAACAGACCGCGATGCATAAAGTGTATCGTGAGTGGCGTCAAGCTCAGGCCGCATTGACCGATAAAGGTATAAGAGATAATGAAAGCGACTATAAGCGCATTCTGTGGATCCTCTCTGCGGTCATGCTGCTGGTGATTGCGGTGATTATCTCCAGCTGGGTTGCGATGCGCCGTGTGCTGTTGCTGCCGCTGGAAGAGGTGATTAACCATATTCGCGCCATCGCCGCCGGGGATTTAACTCAGCCTATCCAGGCGCAGGGTAAAAACGAAATGGCTATTCTGGCGCGTAACGTTCAGGAGATGCAAACCGCTCTGGCGAATACCGTGGGCGTGGTGCGTGAAGGCGCAGATACCATTTATACGGGGGCGGGTGAAATCTCTGCAGGCAGCAACGATCTTTCATCCCGTACCGAGCAGCAAGCCGCTTCTCTGGAAGAGACCGCGGCCAGCATGGAACAGCTTACCGCGACGGTAAAACAAAACGCCGACAATGCGCGTCAGGCTTCTCGTCTGGCACTTGATGCGTCTTCAACGGCGAAGAAGGGCGGTAACGTGGTGGAAGGCGTAGTGCGTACCATGGACGACATCGCAACCAGTTCCAGCAAAATCGCGCAAATTACCAACGTCATCGACGGTATTGCCTTCCAGACCAATATTCTGGCGCTGAATGCGGCGGTTGAAGCTGCCCGTGCCGGTGAACAAGGCCGTGGCTTTGCAGTGGTCGCAGGTGAAGTCCGAACGCTTGCCCAGCGCAGTGCCCAGGCGGCAAAAGAGATTAAAGCGCTGATCGACGATTCTGGCGAGCGCGTCAGTGCGGGTTCGCAACTGGTGAACGAAGCCGGGGAGACGATGGCCGAGATAGTGAATGCGGTGACTCGAGTAACCGACATCATGGGTGAAATTGCCTCTGCCTCTGACGAGCAAAGTCGCGGTATCGATCAGGTTGGCCAGGCGGTAGCAGAGATGGATCGCGTCACCCAGCAGAACGCCTCGCTGGTGGAAGAGTCTGCCGCAGCAGCGGCCGCGCTGGAGGATCAGGCTGCTCGTCTGAACGAAGCCGTGGCAGTGTTTAAAATTACGCGTAACCAGGCAGTGAAAGCGGCGCCGGTGAAAACCTATATCCCAAAGGCGCAGCCCGTAGCGACTGCGTCTGAAGCCAACTGGGAAACGTTCTAA
- the cycA gene encoding D-serine/D-alanine/glycine transporter — translation MVDQVKVVAEDASSEQSLRRNLTNRHIQLIAIGGAIGTGLFMGSGKTISLAGPSIIFVYMIIGFMLFFVMRAMGELLLSNLEYKSFSDFASDLLGPWAGYFTGWTYWFCWVVTGMADVVAITAYAQFWFPGLSDWVASLAVIVLLLSLNLATVKMFGEMEFWFAMIKIVAIVGLIVVGLVMVLTHFQSPTGVQASFTHLWNEGGWFPKGISGFFAGFQIAVFAFVGIELVGTTAAETKDPEKSLPRAINSIPLRIIMFYVFALIIIMSVTPWSSVVPTRSPFVELFVLVGLPAAASLINFVVLTSAASSANSGVFSTSRMLFGLAQDGVAPRAFAKLSKRAVPAKGLTFSCICLLGGVVMLYVNPSVIGAFTMITTVSAILFMCVWTIILCSYLVYRKQRPYLHEKSIYKMPLGKLMCWVCMAFFVFVLVLLTLEEDTRQALIVTPLWFIALGLGWLLIGKKRMAGMR, via the coding sequence ATGGTAGATCAGGTCAAAGTCGTCGCTGAAGACGCGTCGTCTGAACAATCGCTGCGGCGAAATCTCACAAACCGTCACATTCAGCTTATCGCCATTGGCGGTGCAATTGGCACCGGGCTATTTATGGGGTCAGGCAAAACCATCAGCCTTGCCGGTCCGTCGATCATTTTCGTTTATATGATTATCGGTTTTATGCTCTTTTTCGTGATGCGTGCAATGGGTGAATTGCTGCTCTCGAACCTCGAATACAAATCTTTCAGCGATTTCGCTTCCGACCTGCTCGGCCCCTGGGCGGGCTATTTTACCGGCTGGACCTACTGGTTCTGCTGGGTGGTGACCGGTATGGCGGATGTCGTCGCCATCACGGCGTACGCGCAGTTCTGGTTCCCCGGCCTGTCGGACTGGGTGGCTTCGCTGGCGGTCATTGTGCTGCTGCTGAGCCTGAACCTCGCCACCGTGAAAATGTTTGGTGAAATGGAGTTCTGGTTCGCGATGATCAAAATCGTGGCAATTGTCGGGCTTATTGTGGTCGGGCTGGTCATGGTTCTCACCCACTTCCAGTCGCCCACGGGCGTTCAGGCTTCGTTTACTCATCTGTGGAATGAGGGGGGCTGGTTCCCGAAAGGCATCAGCGGCTTCTTTGCGGGCTTCCAGATAGCCGTGTTTGCGTTTGTAGGGATTGAGCTGGTGGGGACCACGGCGGCGGAAACCAAAGATCCGGAGAAATCCCTGCCGCGCGCCATTAACTCTATTCCATTGCGTATCATCATGTTCTACGTCTTCGCGCTGATCATTATTATGTCGGTGACACCATGGAGCTCGGTCGTCCCTACCAGGAGCCCGTTCGTTGAGCTGTTTGTCCTGGTGGGTCTGCCTGCCGCAGCAAGCCTGATTAACTTTGTGGTGCTGACGTCTGCCGCCTCTTCTGCAAACAGCGGGGTATTTTCAACCAGCCGCATGCTGTTTGGTCTGGCGCAGGATGGCGTGGCGCCGAGGGCGTTTGCCAAACTGTCTAAGCGTGCAGTACCGGCGAAAGGACTGACCTTCTCCTGTATCTGTCTGTTGGGTGGGGTGGTTATGCTCTACGTTAACCCGAGCGTGATCGGTGCGTTCACCATGATCACCACGGTCTCGGCGATCCTGTTCATGTGTGTCTGGACCATCATCCTGTGCTCGTACCTTGTGTACCGCAAACAGCGTCCATATCTGCATGAAAAATCGATCTACAAGATGCCGCTGGGCAAGCTGATGTGCTGGGTGTGCATGGCGTTCTTCGTGTTCGTACTGGTTCTGCTGACGCTGGAAGAAGATACGCGTCAGGCATTAATCGTCACGCCGCTGTGGTTCATCGCGCTGGGGCTGGGCTGGTTGTTGATCGGTAAAAAACGGATGGCGGGTATGCGTTAA
- the fklB gene encoding FKBP-type peptidyl-prolyl cis-trans isomerase, whose protein sequence is MTTPTFDTIEAQASYGIGLQVGQQLSESGLEGLLPEALVAGIADALEGKQPAVPVDVVHRALREIHERADTVRRSRFEEMAAEGVKYLDENREREGVNSTESGLQFRVINQGDGAIPARTDHVRVHYTGKLIDGSVFDSSVARGEPAEFPVNGVIPGWIEALTLMPVGSKWELTIPQNLAYGERGAGASIPPFSTLVFEVELLEIL, encoded by the coding sequence ATGACCACCCCGACTTTTGACACTATCGAAGCGCAGGCAAGCTACGGCATCGGCTTGCAGGTAGGACAGCAGCTTAGCGAATCCGGCCTGGAAGGTCTGTTACCGGAAGCGCTGGTGGCGGGTATCGCTGACGCGCTGGAAGGCAAGCAACCGGCTGTTCCGGTTGATGTAGTACACCGCGCGCTGCGTGAGATCCACGAACGCGCAGACACAGTACGTCGTTCGCGCTTTGAAGAGATGGCGGCAGAAGGTGTGAAATATCTGGACGAAAACCGCGAGCGTGAAGGCGTGAATAGCACCGAGTCTGGTCTGCAGTTCCGCGTCATCAACCAGGGCGATGGCGCCATCCCGGCCCGTACCGACCACGTTCGCGTACACTACACCGGTAAGCTTATCGACGGTAGCGTGTTCGACAGCTCAGTGGCACGCGGCGAACCGGCTGAATTCCCGGTCAACGGCGTTATTCCGGGCTGGATCGAAGCGCTGACATTGATGCCAGTCGGTTCCAAATGGGAACTGACCATCCCGCAAAACCTGGCCTATGGCGAGCGTGGCGCAGGCGCGTCCATCCCACCCTTCAGCACCCTGGTGTTTGAAGTCGAGCTGCTGGAAATCCTGTAA
- a CDS encoding OapA family protein has translation MPGRFELKPTLAKIWQAPDNFRIMDPLPSLHRRGIIIGALLMIVGFLLPSGGDDADTAPATRDAQLDIRSQTQPDSQPMQTQLVTPSNDPGQVAPVEPEPVQEDQPQDQLQQPTGIEQQWRSYRVEPGKTLAQLFRDHSLPATDVYAMAQVEGAGKPLSNLQNGQMVQIRQNASGVVTGLTIDTSNGQQVLFTRQPDGSFIRAR, from the coding sequence ATGCCCGGGCGATTTGAACTGAAACCTACCCTGGCGAAAATCTGGCAGGCGCCGGACAATTTTCGCATCATGGACCCGCTGCCTTCTCTGCACCGCAGAGGCATTATTATTGGCGCGCTGCTAATGATCGTTGGCTTCCTGCTTCCTTCTGGCGGCGATGATGCCGACACGGCACCGGCCACCCGCGATGCACAGCTGGATATCCGGTCGCAAACGCAGCCTGATTCACAGCCGATGCAAACTCAACTGGTCACCCCCTCTAACGATCCGGGTCAAGTCGCCCCGGTTGAACCTGAGCCTGTCCAGGAAGATCAGCCCCAGGATCAGCTTCAACAGCCCACCGGTATCGAGCAGCAATGGCGCTCTTACCGCGTAGAGCCCGGAAAAACCCTTGCACAGCTCTTTCGCGACCACAGTCTGCCAGCGACCGATGTCTATGCCATGGCGCAGGTTGAAGGTGCGGGCAAACCGCTCAGTAACCTGCAGAATGGTCAGATGGTGCAGATCCGTCAGAACGCCAGCGGCGTAGTCACCGGGCTGACGATTGATACCAGCAATGGCCAGCAGGTGCTGTTTACCCGCCAGCCTGACGGCAGTTTTATCAGAGCACGTTAA
- a CDS encoding DMT family transporter produces MDTALPTPVFARRNVAYACATLCCLLWGSSYPAIKSGYELFQIATDDIPSKVVFAGYRFLFAGALLLLFALAQRKPIARLTPAQFGQLTILGLTQTSIQYTFFYIGLAYTTGVNGSIMNATGTFFSVLLAHFIYHNDKLSYNKTLGCILGFAGVMLVNFHSGLSEFSFVWYGDGFVVLAAFILSTATLYGKRISQTVDPTVMTGWQLAIGGLVLVVGGYLTGGTLEVHSATAVAVLGYLTLLSSVAFALWSMLLKVNRVSMIAPFNFVVPVAGTVLSAIFLGENILDIKYAIALVLVCSGIWWVNKRSVKG; encoded by the coding sequence ATGGATACTGCACTGCCTACGCCTGTCTTTGCCCGTCGAAATGTAGCCTATGCCTGCGCCACGCTCTGCTGTTTGCTTTGGGGGAGTTCCTACCCGGCCATTAAAAGCGGCTATGAACTCTTTCAGATCGCGACCGATGATATCCCGTCGAAAGTGGTGTTTGCCGGATACCGTTTTCTGTTTGCCGGCGCACTGCTCCTGTTGTTTGCATTAGCGCAGCGCAAGCCGATTGCGAGGCTAACGCCCGCACAGTTTGGTCAACTGACGATTCTGGGGCTGACGCAAACGTCGATTCAATACACGTTCTTTTATATCGGCCTGGCTTACACCACCGGCGTGAACGGCTCGATCATGAATGCCACCGGGACCTTCTTCAGCGTACTGCTGGCGCACTTTATCTACCACAACGACAAGCTCAGCTACAACAAAACCCTTGGCTGTATCCTGGGGTTTGCCGGGGTGATGCTGGTGAATTTTCACAGCGGGTTAAGCGAGTTCAGCTTTGTTTGGTACGGCGACGGGTTTGTGGTGCTCGCCGCCTTTATCCTTTCCACCGCTACGCTTTACGGCAAACGTATCTCCCAGACGGTAGATCCGACGGTGATGACCGGCTGGCAACTGGCTATCGGCGGCCTGGTACTGGTGGTGGGAGGATATCTAACAGGCGGCACGCTGGAAGTGCACAGCGCGACGGCGGTCGCCGTATTGGGGTATCTGACGCTGCTTTCATCGGTCGCTTTCGCGCTCTGGAGCATGCTGCTGAAAGTGAACCGCGTCAGCATGATTGCCCCGTTCAACTTCGTGGTGCCGGTGGCGGGCACCGTGCTCTCCGCCATTTTCCTTGGCGAAAACATTCTGGATATCAAGTATGCGATTGCGCTGGTGCTGGTCTGTTCGGGGATCTGGTGGGTGAATAAGCGGAGCGTCAAAGGTTAA
- the rplI gene encoding 50S ribosomal protein L9, with amino-acid sequence MQVILLDKVANLGSLGDQVNVKAGYARNFLVPQGKAVPATKKNVEFFEARRAELEAKLADVLAAANARAESINALGTVTIASKSGDEGKLFGSIGTRDIADAVTAAGVNVAKSEVRMPNGVLRTTGEHEVDFQVHSEVFAKLVVNVVAE; translated from the coding sequence ATGCAAGTTATTCTGCTTGATAAAGTAGCAAACCTGGGTAGCCTGGGTGATCAGGTAAACGTTAAAGCGGGTTACGCTCGTAACTTCCTGGTACCACAGGGTAAAGCTGTTCCAGCTACCAAGAAAAACGTAGAGTTTTTCGAAGCACGTCGCGCTGAACTGGAAGCCAAACTGGCTGACGTTCTGGCGGCTGCTAACGCTCGCGCTGAGTCAATCAACGCACTGGGCACTGTTACCATCGCGTCTAAATCTGGCGACGAAGGTAAACTGTTCGGTTCCATCGGTACCCGCGATATCGCTGATGCAGTTACTGCAGCTGGCGTTAACGTGGCTAAGAGCGAAGTTCGCATGCCGAACGGCGTTCTGCGTACCACAGGTGAGCACGAAGTTGACTTCCAGGTTCACAGCGAAGTGTTCGCTAAACTGGTTGTTAACGTTGTAGCTGAGTAA
- the rpsR gene encoding 30S ribosomal protein S18, producing MARYFRRRKFCRFTAEGVVEIDYKDIATLKNYITESGKIVPSRITGTRAKYQRQLARCIKRARYLSLLPYTDRHQ from the coding sequence ATGGCACGTTATTTCCGTCGTCGCAAGTTCTGCCGTTTCACCGCGGAAGGCGTTGTTGAGATTGATTACAAAGACATCGCAACGTTGAAAAACTACATTACCGAAAGCGGTAAAATTGTCCCGAGCCGCATCACCGGTACTCGTGCAAAATACCAGCGTCAGCTGGCTCGCTGCATCAAGCGCGCTCGCTACCTGTCCCTGCTGCCGTATACCGATCGTCATCAGTAA
- the priB gene encoding primosomal replication protein N, protein MTNRLALSGTVCRPPLRKVSPSGIPHCQFVLEHRSVQEEAGFHRQAWCQMPVIISGHENQAITHSITVGSRITVQGFISCHKAKNGLSKMVLHAEQIDLIDSGD, encoded by the coding sequence ATGACCAACCGTCTGGCGTTGTCTGGCACTGTGTGCAGGCCTCCCCTTCGAAAGGTCAGCCCCTCAGGAATTCCTCATTGCCAGTTCGTGCTTGAGCATCGTTCTGTGCAGGAGGAAGCCGGGTTTCACCGGCAGGCGTGGTGCCAAATGCCCGTTATTATTAGCGGACACGAAAACCAGGCCATTACTCACAGTATAACGGTCGGCAGCCGCATAACGGTTCAGGGGTTCATCTCTTGCCACAAGGCAAAGAACGGCCTGAGCAAAATGGTTCTGCATGCCGAGCAGATTGATTTGATAGATTCTGGAGACTAG
- the rpsF gene encoding 30S ribosomal protein S6, whose amino-acid sequence MRHYEIVFMVHPDQSEQVPGMIERYTGAITAAEGTIHRLEDWGRRQLAYPINKLHKAHYVLLNVEAPQEAIDELETNFRFNDAVIRSMVMRTKHAVTEASPMVKAKDERRERRDDFANETADDSDAGDSEE is encoded by the coding sequence ATGCGTCATTACGAAATCGTTTTTATGGTCCATCCTGACCAGAGCGAACAGGTTCCGGGTATGATCGAGCGCTACACTGGTGCAATCACTGCAGCAGAAGGCACGATCCATCGTCTGGAAGACTGGGGCCGCCGTCAGCTGGCTTATCCGATCAACAAACTGCACAAAGCTCACTACGTTTTGCTGAACGTTGAAGCGCCGCAGGAAGCGATCGATGAGCTGGAAACTAACTTCCGCTTCAACGATGCCGTTATCCGCAGCATGGTTATGCGTACTAAGCACGCAGTTACCGAAGCATCTCCGATGGTTAAAGCGAAAGACGAGCGCCGTGAGCGTCGCGATGATTTCGCAAACGAAACCGCAGATGATTCTGATGCTGGGGATTCTGAAGAGTAA
- the yjfY gene encoding DUF1471 family protein YjfY, with amino-acid sequence MKKIAIAVIAALLLSANAIAAIKIDGRQARNMDDVQSLGVIYINHNFATESEADQALNEETDAKGAKYYHVILMREPGSNGNMHVSADIYR; translated from the coding sequence ATGAAAAAAATCGCAATCGCCGTAATAGCTGCGCTTTTGCTTAGTGCAAACGCGATAGCAGCCATCAAGATAGACGGCCGGCAGGCCAGAAACATGGATGATGTACAAAGCTTAGGCGTAATCTACATCAATCATAATTTCGCCACCGAGAGTGAGGCAGATCAGGCACTTAATGAAGAAACCGATGCGAAGGGCGCAAAATACTATCACGTGATACTGATGCGTGAGCCTGGCAGCAACGGAAATATGCACGTCAGTGCAGATATTTACCGATAA
- a CDS encoding L-ribulose-5-phosphate 4-epimerase, whose amino-acid sequence MLELKRQVFDANLDLPRYGLVTFTWGNVSAIDRKQGFVVIKPSGVAYDTMTVDDMVTVDLEGNVVDGKWRPSSDTATHLALYRRYPSLGGVVHTHSTHATAWAQAGLAIPALGTTHADYFFGNIPCTRAHTQAEVEGEYELNTGKVIIDTLGEREPLHTPGIVVYQHGPFAWGKDAHDAVHNAVVMEEVARMAWIARGINPHLHGIDDYLMNKHFMRKHGPNAYYGQK is encoded by the coding sequence ATGCTTGAGCTCAAACGGCAGGTCTTCGACGCCAACCTGGATCTGCCGCGTTACGGTCTGGTGACCTTCACCTGGGGCAACGTCAGCGCTATCGATCGTAAACAGGGATTCGTGGTAATTAAGCCCAGCGGCGTGGCGTATGACACCATGACCGTTGACGATATGGTGACGGTCGATCTTGAAGGAAACGTCGTGGACGGCAAATGGCGGCCCTCTTCCGATACCGCCACGCATCTGGCGCTGTACCGGCGTTATCCTTCTCTGGGCGGCGTGGTGCATACCCACTCGACGCATGCCACCGCCTGGGCACAGGCGGGGCTGGCGATCCCGGCACTGGGCACCACGCATGCGGATTACTTCTTTGGTAATATTCCCTGCACGCGTGCGCACACCCAGGCGGAAGTGGAGGGCGAATACGAACTCAACACCGGTAAGGTGATAATCGACACGCTGGGCGAGCGTGAGCCGTTGCATACGCCAGGTATCGTGGTGTATCAGCACGGTCCGTTCGCTTGGGGAAAAGACGCTCACGACGCCGTACATAACGCGGTAGTCATGGAAGAGGTGGCGCGAATGGCGTGGATTGCCCGCGGAATTAACCCGCATCTCCACGGGATTGATGATTACCTGATGAACAAGCATTTCATGCGCAAGCATGGCCCGAATGCCTATTACGGGCAGAAATGA
- a CDS encoding L-ribulose-5-phosphate 3-epimerase gives MLSKQVPLGIYEKALPAGECWLERLQLAKQLGFDFVEMSVDETDERLSRLNWSREQRLALVSAVADTGVRVPSMCLSAHRRFPLGSEDDSVRAQGLEIMRKAIRFAQDVGIRVIQLAGYDVYYQEANDETRRRFRDGLKESVEMASRAQVTLAMEIMDYPLMNSISKALGYAHYLNNPWFQLYPDIGNLSAWDNDVQMELQAGVGHIVAVHVKDTRPGVFKNVPFGTGVVEFERCFQTLKQTGYCGPYLIEMWSETSDDPAGEVAKARDWVRERMARAGLLEAEHA, from the coding sequence ATGCTGTCTAAACAGGTTCCGCTTGGTATCTATGAAAAGGCACTTCCTGCTGGGGAGTGCTGGCTGGAGCGGTTACAGCTGGCGAAGCAGTTGGGTTTCGATTTTGTCGAAATGTCAGTAGATGAGACGGACGAACGCCTCTCCAGACTCAACTGGAGCCGTGAACAGCGCCTGGCACTGGTAAGTGCGGTCGCTGATACGGGCGTGCGTGTACCTTCTATGTGCCTGAGTGCTCACCGTCGCTTTCCGCTCGGTAGCGAGGATGATAGCGTGCGTGCGCAGGGGCTGGAGATTATGCGCAAAGCCATACGCTTTGCGCAGGACGTGGGCATCCGCGTAATTCAGCTGGCGGGTTATGACGTTTATTACCAGGAAGCCAACGATGAAACTCGCCGACGCTTTCGCGACGGCCTGAAGGAGAGCGTTGAGATGGCAAGCCGCGCGCAGGTGACGCTGGCGATGGAGATCATGGATTACCCGTTAATGAACTCTATCAGCAAGGCGCTGGGCTATGCGCACTACCTGAATAACCCGTGGTTCCAGCTCTATCCCGATATCGGTAATTTGTCGGCCTGGGATAATGACGTACAAATGGAGTTGCAGGCGGGTGTCGGCCATATCGTGGCGGTACATGTCAAAGATACGCGCCCGGGCGTGTTCAAGAATGTGCCGTTCGGTACCGGAGTGGTGGAGTTTGAACGCTGCTTCCAGACGCTTAAACAGACCGGTTATTGCGGGCCGTATCTGATTGAGATGTGGAGCGAAACGTCAGATGATCCGGCTGGCGAAGTGGCAAAAGCGCGGGATTGGGTGCGCGAGCGTATGGCGCGGGCAGGGCTGCTGGAGGCTGAACATGCTTGA
- a CDS encoding 3-keto-L-gulonate-6-phosphate decarboxylase UlaD, whose amino-acid sequence MSLPMLQVALDNQTLSHAYETTRLIAEEVDIIEVGTILCVGEGVRAVRDLKALYPHKIVLADAKIADAGKILSRMCFEAHADWVTVICCADINTAKGALEVAKEFNGDIQIELTGFWTWEQAQSWRDAGIQQVVYHRSRDAQAAGVSWGEADISAIKRLADMGFKVTVTGGLALDDLPLFKGIPIHVFIAGRSIRDAASPVEAARQFKRSIAQLWG is encoded by the coding sequence ATGTCATTACCCATGTTGCAGGTCGCGCTGGATAACCAGACGCTGTCTCACGCTTACGAAACCACCCGTCTGATTGCGGAAGAGGTGGATATCATTGAAGTCGGTACCATCCTGTGCGTAGGCGAAGGCGTTCGTGCCGTTCGCGACCTGAAGGCGCTCTACCCGCATAAAATCGTGCTGGCGGATGCCAAAATCGCTGACGCAGGCAAAATCCTCTCCCGGATGTGTTTTGAAGCGCATGCGGACTGGGTCACGGTGATCTGCTGTGCCGATATCAATACCGCCAAAGGTGCGCTGGAGGTGGCAAAAGAGTTCAACGGAGACATACAGATTGAACTGACCGGCTTCTGGACCTGGGAGCAGGCGCAATCGTGGCGTGACGCCGGTATCCAGCAGGTGGTTTATCATCGCAGCCGTGACGCTCAGGCCGCAGGGGTGTCGTGGGGAGAGGCGGATATCAGCGCCATCAAACGCCTGGCGGATATGGGTTTCAAAGTCACCGTCACCGGTGGGCTGGCGCTGGACGATCTGCCGCTGTTTAAGGGTATTCCCATTCACGTATTTATAGCCGGTCGTAGCATTCGTGATGCCGCGTCACCGGTGGAAGCGGCACGTCAGTTCAAACGTTCAATCGCTCAGCTTTGGGGCTAA